A section of the Pseudomonas sp. Q1-7 genome encodes:
- a CDS encoding DUF2835 domain-containing protein has translation MPSLVLDISLTADEFLAVYQGRANRVLLRSRDGRKVSLPAHHLRAHLDHAGVCGTFVLDFSADGKLLNLRRLA, from the coding sequence ATGCCCAGCCTGGTGCTGGATATTTCCCTGACTGCGGACGAATTCCTCGCAGTCTATCAAGGTCGGGCCAACCGTGTGCTGCTGCGCAGCCGCGATGGACGAAAGGTCAGCCTGCCGGCCCATCACCTGCGCGCGCACCTGGATCACGCCGGGGTGTGCGGCACCTTTGTGCTGGATTTCTCCGCCGACGGAAAGCTGCTCAACCTGCGCCGCCTCGCCTGA
- a CDS encoding DUF6685 family protein, producing MSEMQPPPPLSARLAAIAQRFGIGKAPRRIVERASQLRLPFQQLPQAQESIWWQAGPPLQRLVELPRGALSGPVQDDKAEAHAVLVGVVKRSEQHLSSFDLRQVDGLCGSNHEPPPTPSFEDYLAGLHSRKVRIISYKDFIKAISLPLPRFLAGVPIHLCRANWRGKRVFWSGDQHAEAFAAAVAYARLRELEATLPAEITDYHLDTAGLGQLDDRYHVLAMPVQAWSDPAFMGLLLDGGIPYSRLTFLRNAGAPEFILLPKNHADATALGEGLRLAGAADVVRYLQALA from the coding sequence ATGAGTGAGATGCAGCCACCACCACCCTTGAGCGCCCGTCTGGCTGCAATCGCCCAGCGTTTCGGTATCGGCAAGGCGCCACGTCGTATAGTCGAGCGCGCCAGCCAGCTACGCCTGCCCTTCCAGCAACTGCCGCAAGCCCAGGAAAGCATCTGGTGGCAGGCCGGCCCGCCGCTGCAGCGCTTGGTGGAGCTGCCGCGCGGCGCCCTTTCCGGCCCCGTCCAGGACGACAAGGCCGAAGCCCATGCCGTGCTGGTGGGCGTGGTCAAGCGCAGCGAGCAGCACCTCTCCAGTTTCGACCTGCGCCAGGTCGACGGCTTGTGCGGCAGCAACCACGAACCGCCGCCCACCCCCAGCTTCGAGGACTACCTGGCCGGTCTGCACAGCCGCAAGGTTCGCATCATCAGCTACAAGGACTTCATCAAGGCCATCAGCCTGCCGCTGCCACGCTTCCTCGCGGGCGTGCCCATCCACCTGTGTCGCGCCAACTGGCGCGGCAAACGGGTGTTCTGGAGCGGCGACCAGCACGCCGAGGCCTTCGCCGCCGCCGTCGCCTACGCCCGCTTGCGCGAGCTCGAAGCCACCCTCCCCGCCGAGATCACCGACTACCACCTCGATACCGCCGGTCTCGGGCAGTTGGATGACCGCTACCACGTGCTGGCCATGCCGGTGCAGGCCTGGAGCGACCCGGCGTTCATGGGCCTGTTGCTGGACGGCGGCATCCCTTACTCGCGCCTGACCTTCCTGCGTAACGCCGGCGCCCCGGAATTCATCCTGCTGCCGAAAAACCATGCCGACGCCACGGCCCTCGGCGAAGGCCTGCGCCTGGCCGGTGCGGCGGATGTGGTGAGGTACCTGCAGGCACTGGCCTGA
- the rlmKL gene encoding bifunctional 23S rRNA (guanine(2069)-N(7))-methyltransferase RlmK/23S rRNA (guanine(2445)-N(2))-methyltransferase RlmL: MSDRFELFLTCPKSLEGLLAEEAAQLGLQDVREQVAAVRGQGDLETAYRLCLWSRLANRVLLVLKRFPVQNAEELYQGVLAVDWHDHLLPGGSLAVEFSGHGSGIDNTHFGALKVKDAVVDKLRGADGVRPSVDKVNPDLRIHLRLEKGEAILSLDLAGHSLHQRGYRLQQGAAPLKENLAAAILIRAGWPRIAAAGGALADPMCGVGTFLVEAAMMATDMAPNLKRERWGFSNWLGHVPALWKKLHEEARARAEAGLARPPLWIRGYEADPRLIQPGRNNIERAGLGDWVKIYQGELATFEPRPDQNQKGLVVSNPPYGERLGDEASLLYLYQNLGERLRQACLGWEAAVFTGAPELGKRMGIRSHKQYAFWNGALACKLLLLKVLPEQFVTGERRPAGEVDQAAPRIEPARLSEGGQMFANRLQKNLKQLGKWARKENIQCYRLYDADMPEYALAVDLYGDWVHVQEYAPPRSIDPEKAQARLLDALAAIPQALDVNPAKVVVKRRERQSGTRQYERQGAEGRFMEVSEGGVKLLVNLTDYLDTGLFLDHRPMRLRIQREAAGKRFLNLFCYTATASVHAAKGGARSTTSVDLSKTYLDWARRNLSLNGFSDKHRLQQGDVMAWLAEDRGEYDLIFIDPPTFSNSKRMEGVFDVQRDHVQLLDLAMARLAPGGVLYFSNNFRKFQLDESLAARYAVSEISAETLAPDFARNSKIHRAWRLTTR, encoded by the coding sequence ATGTCGGATCGCTTCGAACTTTTCCTCACCTGCCCGAAGAGCCTGGAGGGCCTGCTGGCCGAGGAGGCCGCGCAGCTCGGCCTGCAGGACGTGCGCGAGCAGGTTGCCGCGGTACGTGGTCAGGGCGACCTGGAAACGGCCTACCGGCTCTGCCTCTGGTCTCGCCTGGCCAACCGCGTGCTGCTGGTGCTCAAGCGTTTCCCGGTGCAGAACGCCGAGGAGCTCTACCAGGGTGTGCTGGCGGTGGACTGGCATGACCACCTGCTGCCTGGCGGCAGCCTGGCGGTGGAGTTCAGCGGCCATGGCTCGGGCATCGACAACACGCATTTCGGTGCGCTCAAGGTGAAGGACGCGGTGGTGGACAAGCTGCGTGGTGCCGACGGCGTGCGTCCTTCCGTGGACAAGGTCAATCCCGACCTGCGCATCCACCTGCGCCTGGAGAAGGGCGAGGCGATCCTTTCCCTCGACCTCGCCGGCCACAGCCTGCACCAACGTGGCTACCGCCTGCAGCAAGGCGCCGCACCGCTGAAGGAGAACCTCGCCGCCGCCATCCTGATCCGCGCCGGCTGGCCGCGCATTGCCGCCGCCGGCGGGGCGCTGGCCGACCCCATGTGCGGCGTCGGCACCTTCCTGGTGGAGGCGGCGATGATGGCGACCGATATGGCGCCCAACCTCAAGCGCGAGCGCTGGGGCTTTTCCAACTGGCTGGGCCACGTGCCGGCGCTGTGGAAGAAGCTTCACGAAGAGGCGCGCGCCCGTGCCGAGGCCGGCCTGGCCCGGCCGCCGCTGTGGATTCGCGGCTACGAGGCGGACCCGCGCCTGATCCAGCCCGGCCGCAACAACATCGAGCGCGCCGGCCTGGGCGACTGGGTGAAGATCTATCAGGGCGAACTGGCCACCTTCGAGCCGCGTCCGGACCAGAATCAGAAAGGCCTGGTGGTCAGCAACCCACCCTACGGTGAGCGCCTGGGCGACGAAGCCAGCCTGCTCTACCTCTACCAGAACCTCGGCGAGCGCCTGCGCCAGGCCTGCCTCGGCTGGGAGGCGGCGGTCTTCACCGGTGCGCCCGAGCTGGGCAAGCGCATGGGCATCCGCAGCCACAAGCAGTACGCCTTCTGGAACGGCGCCCTGGCCTGCAAGCTGCTGTTGCTCAAGGTGCTGCCGGAGCAGTTCGTCACCGGCGAGCGACGCCCCGCTGGCGAGGTCGATCAAGCCGCGCCGCGCATCGAGCCGGCACGCCTTTCCGAAGGCGGGCAGATGTTCGCCAACCGCCTGCAGAAGAACCTCAAGCAGCTGGGCAAGTGGGCGCGCAAGGAGAACATCCAGTGCTATCGCCTGTATGACGCCGACATGCCCGAGTACGCACTGGCCGTCGACCTCTATGGCGACTGGGTGCATGTGCAGGAATACGCGCCGCCCCGTTCCATCGATCCAGAGAAGGCCCAGGCGCGCCTGCTCGACGCCCTGGCGGCGATTCCCCAGGCGCTGGACGTGAACCCGGCGAAGGTGGTGGTCAAGCGCCGCGAGCGCCAGAGCGGCACCCGCCAGTACGAGCGCCAGGGCGCCGAAGGGCGCTTCATGGAAGTGAGCGAAGGCGGCGTGAAGCTGCTGGTGAACCTCACCGACTATCTGGACACCGGTCTGTTCCTCGACCACCGGCCGATGCGCCTGCGCATCCAGCGCGAGGCCGCCGGCAAGCGCTTCCTCAATCTCTTCTGCTACACCGCCACCGCCAGTGTCCATGCGGCGAAGGGCGGCGCGCGCAGCACCACCAGCGTCGACCTGTCGAAGACCTACCTGGACTGGGCGCGGCGCAACCTGTCGCTCAACGGCTTTTCCGACAAGCACCGGCTGCAGCAGGGCGACGTGATGGCCTGGCTGGCGGAGGACCGTGGCGAGTACGACCTGATCTTCATCGACCCGCCGACTTTCTCCAACTCCAAGCGCATGGAAGGGGTGTTCGACGTGCAGCGCGACCACGTCCAACTGCTCGACCTGGCCATGGCGCGCCTGGCGCCGGGTGGGGTGCTGTACTTCTCCAACAACTTCCGCAAGTTCCAGCTGGATGAAAGCCTGGCGGCCCGCTATGCGGTGAGCGAGATCAGTGCCGAGACCCTGGCCCCGGACTTCGCCCGCAACTCGAAGATTCATCGCGCCTGGCGTCTGACCACCCGCTGA
- the rmf gene encoding ribosome modulation factor produces MRRLKRDPMERAFLRGYQHGINGKSRDLCPFTHPTTRQAWINGWREGRGDNWDGLTGAAGIHRLNELHAVG; encoded by the coding sequence ATGAGAAGACTTAAGCGTGATCCGATGGAACGAGCATTCTTGCGCGGCTATCAGCACGGCATCAATGGTAAATCCCGCGATCTTTGTCCTTTCACCCATCCCACCACACGGCAAGCCTGGATCAACGGTTGGCGCGAGGGCCGTGGCGACAACTGGGATGGGCTCACCGGCGCCGCCGGTATTCACCGTCTGAACGAACTCCACGCCGTCGGCTGA
- a CDS encoding NAD-glutamate dehydrogenase has protein sequence MAFFTAASKADFQHQLQAALAQHVSEQALPQVSLFAEQFFGIIALDELTQRRLSDLVGCTLSSWRLVERFDPASPEVRVFNPDYEKHGWQSTHTAVEVLHPDIPFLVDSVRMELNRRGYSIHTLQNNVISVRRGAKGELQEILPKGTQGKDVCQESLIFLEIDRCAGNGALKTLEKALLDVLGEVRVAVADFKPMKAKAQELLAWIDKAKLKVDGDELKEVKVFMEWLLDDHFTFLGYEEFTVADDKNGGHLVYDEKSLLGVSRLRRAGLKKDDLHIESEALAYLHESNLLSFAKAAEPSRVHRPAYPDFVSIRELDAKGKVVKECRFMGLYTSAVYAESVDHIPYIRRKVAEIRRRSGFDAKAHLGKELAQVLEVLPRDDLFQTPVDDLFSTAMSIVQMQERNKIRLFLRRDPYGRFAYALAYVPRDVYSTETRVKIQQILMERLQASDCEFWTFFSESVLARVQFILRLDPKNKVQVDIALLEKEVIQACRSWKDDYASLINESFGEAQGTRVLSDFPKGFPAGYRERFAPHSAVVDMQHLYSLSDERPLVMSFYQPLAQGEQQLHCKLYHADTPLALSDVLPILENLGLRVLGEFPYRLVRQDGRQYWIHDFAFTSALGDDVDLQQLNDTLQDAFVHIVGGHAENDAFNRLVLTAAMPWRDVALLRAYARYLKQIRLGFDLSYIASTLLNHANIAKELVRLFKTRFYLARKLATDDLEDKQQKLEHAILGELDNVAVLNEDRILRRYLDLIKATLRTNFYQTDAAGQNKSYFSFKLSPRLIPEIPRPVPKFEIFVYSPRVEGVHLRFGDVARGGLRWSDREEDFRTEVLGLVKAQQVKNAVIVPMGAKGGFIPRRLPVGGTRDDIQNEAIACYRIFISGLLDVTDNLKEGKVVPPANVVRHDPDDPYLVVAADKGTATFSDIANGIALEYGFWLGDAFASGGSAGYDHKGMGITAKGGWVSVQRHFRERGIDVQKDHVTVIGIGDMAGDVFGNGMLLSDKLQVVAAFNHMHIFIDPNPDAASSFNERKRLFDLPRSSWADYDAKLISEGGGIFLRSAKSIAISPQMKARFEIEADKLTPTELLHALLKAPVDLLWNGGIGTYVKASSESHTDVGDKANDALRVDGRELRAKVVGEGGNLGMTQLGRVEYGLNGGASNTDFIDNAGGVDCSDHEVNIKILLNEIVANGDMTGKQRNKLLAEMTDDVGNLVLGNNYKQTQALSLAQRRAREKIGEYKRLIAALEAAGKLDRGLEFLPSDEELNERLSSGHGLTRPELSVLISYSKIDLKESLLKSLVPDDDYLAEEMETAFPARLAETFGESMRRHRLKREIISTQIANDLVNHMGITFVQRLKESTGMSAANVAGAYVVVRDVFRLPHWWQQIEALDYKVPAELQLTLMDELMRLGRRATRWFLRSRREDQNAARDVNHFGPRVETLAGRLDELLEGPSREQWLARFQSYVEAGAPEDLARVVAGTSHLYTLLPIIEASDVTGKDTAEVATAYFAVGGALDLSWYLQQITSLPVENNWQALAREAFRDDLDWQQRAITISVLQMNEGPADIEERVALWLDQHRALVERWKAMLVELRAATTTDYAMYAVANRELMDLAQSGQHGVCIP, from the coding sequence ATGGCGTTCTTCACGGCGGCCAGCAAAGCCGACTTCCAGCATCAACTGCAAGCGGCCCTGGCGCAGCACGTCAGCGAACAGGCATTGCCACAAGTTTCCCTGTTCGCCGAGCAATTCTTCGGCATCATCGCGCTCGATGAACTGACCCAGCGCCGTTTGTCCGACCTGGTCGGCTGCACCCTGTCCTCGTGGCGCCTGGTGGAGCGTTTCGATCCCGCCAGCCCGGAAGTGCGGGTGTTCAACCCCGACTACGAGAAGCACGGCTGGCAGTCCACCCATACCGCGGTGGAAGTGCTGCACCCGGACATCCCCTTCCTCGTCGACTCGGTGCGCATGGAGCTGAACCGTCGCGGTTACAGCATCCACACCCTGCAGAACAACGTGATCAGCGTGCGTCGCGGCGCCAAGGGCGAGCTGCAGGAAATCCTGCCCAAGGGCACCCAGGGCAAGGACGTGTGTCAGGAGTCGCTGATTTTTCTGGAGATCGACCGCTGCGCCGGCAATGGTGCCTTGAAGACCCTGGAGAAGGCCCTGCTGGACGTGCTGGGCGAGGTCCGCGTGGCCGTTGCCGACTTCAAACCGATGAAGGCCAAGGCCCAGGAACTGCTGGCCTGGATCGACAAGGCCAAGCTCAAGGTCGACGGCGACGAGTTGAAGGAAGTGAAGGTGTTCATGGAGTGGCTGCTGGACGACCACTTCACCTTCCTCGGCTATGAGGAATTCACCGTGGCCGACGACAAGAACGGCGGCCACCTGGTGTACGACGAAAAATCCCTGCTGGGGGTTTCCAGGCTGCGCCGCGCCGGCCTGAAGAAGGACGACCTGCACATCGAGAGCGAAGCGCTCGCCTACCTGCACGAGTCCAACCTGCTGTCCTTCGCCAAGGCCGCCGAACCGAGCCGCGTGCACCGCCCGGCCTACCCGGACTTCGTCTCCATCCGCGAACTGGACGCCAAGGGCAAGGTGGTCAAGGAGTGCCGCTTCATGGGCCTCTACACCTCCGCCGTGTATGCCGAAAGCGTGGATCACATCCCCTACATCCGCCGCAAGGTTGCGGAAATCCGGCGTCGCTCGGGCTTCGACGCCAAGGCCCACCTGGGCAAGGAACTGGCCCAGGTGCTGGAAGTGCTGCCGCGCGACGACCTGTTCCAGACCCCGGTGGACGACCTGTTCAGCACCGCCATGTCCATCGTGCAGATGCAGGAGCGCAACAAGATCCGCCTGTTCCTGCGCCGCGATCCCTATGGCCGCTTCGCCTATGCCCTGGCCTACGTGCCGCGCGACGTCTATTCCACCGAAACCCGCGTGAAGATCCAGCAGATCCTCATGGAGCGCCTGCAGGCGAGCGACTGCGAGTTCTGGACCTTCTTCTCCGAGTCGGTGCTGGCGCGCGTGCAGTTCATCCTGCGCCTGGACCCGAAGAACAAGGTCCAGGTCGACATCGCCCTGCTGGAGAAGGAAGTCATCCAGGCCTGCCGATCCTGGAAGGACGACTACGCCAGCCTGATCAACGAGAGCTTCGGCGAAGCCCAGGGCACCCGCGTGCTCTCCGACTTCCCGAAAGGCTTCCCGGCCGGCTACCGCGAACGCTTCGCCCCGCACTCGGCGGTGGTGGACATGCAGCACCTCTACAGCCTGTCCGACGAGCGCCCGCTGGTGATGAGCTTCTACCAGCCGCTGGCCCAGGGTGAGCAGCAGCTGCACTGCAAGCTGTACCACGCCGACACGCCGCTGGCGCTGTCCGACGTGTTGCCGATCCTGGAAAACCTCGGCCTGCGCGTGCTGGGCGAATTCCCCTACCGCCTGGTGCGTCAGGACGGCCGCCAGTACTGGATTCATGACTTCGCCTTCACCAGCGCCCTGGGTGACGACGTCGACCTGCAGCAGCTCAACGACACCCTGCAGGACGCCTTCGTCCACATCGTCGGTGGCCACGCCGAGAACGACGCCTTCAACCGCCTGGTGCTCACCGCCGCCATGCCCTGGCGCGATGTCGCCCTGCTGCGTGCCTACGCCCGCTACCTGAAGCAGATCCGCCTGGGCTTCGACCTGTCCTACATCGCCAGCACCCTGCTGAACCACGCCAACATCGCCAAGGAGCTGGTGCGCCTGTTCAAGACCCGCTTCTACCTGGCGCGCAAACTGGCGACGGACGACCTGGAAGACAAGCAGCAGAAGCTCGAGCACGCCATCCTCGGCGAGCTGGACAACGTCGCCGTGCTCAACGAAGACCGCATCCTGCGGCGCTACCTGGACCTGATCAAGGCCACCCTGCGGACCAACTTCTACCAGACTGACGCGGCCGGCCAGAACAAGTCCTACTTCAGTTTCAAACTGAGCCCGCGGCTGATCCCGGAAATCCCGCGCCCGGTGCCCAAGTTCGAAATCTTCGTCTACTCCCCGCGGGTCGAAGGCGTGCACCTGCGCTTCGGCGACGTGGCCCGTGGCGGCCTGCGCTGGTCCGACCGCGAGGAAGACTTCCGTACCGAAGTGCTGGGCCTGGTCAAGGCGCAGCAGGTGAAGAACGCGGTGATCGTGCCCATGGGCGCCAAGGGCGGTTTCATCCCGCGCCGCCTGCCGGTGGGCGGCACCCGCGACGATATCCAGAACGAGGCCATTGCCTGCTACCGCATCTTCATCTCCGGCCTGCTGGACGTCACCGACAACCTCAAGGAAGGCAAGGTGGTGCCGCCGGCCAATGTGGTGCGCCACGATCCGGATGACCCCTACCTGGTGGTGGCGGCCGACAAGGGCACCGCAACCTTCTCCGACATCGCCAACGGCATCGCCCTGGAGTATGGCTTCTGGCTGGGCGACGCCTTCGCCTCCGGCGGCTCGGCTGGCTACGACCACAAGGGCATGGGCATTACCGCCAAGGGCGGCTGGGTGTCGGTGCAGCGCCACTTCCGCGAGCGCGGCATCGACGTGCAGAAGGATCACGTCACCGTGATCGGCATCGGCGACATGGCCGGCGACGTGTTCGGCAACGGCATGCTGCTGTCGGACAAGCTGCAGGTGGTGGCCGCCTTCAACCACATGCACATCTTCATCGACCCGAACCCGGATGCCGCCTCCAGCTTCAATGAGCGCAAGCGCCTGTTCGACCTGCCGCGCTCGTCCTGGGCCGACTACGACGCCAAGCTGATTTCCGAAGGCGGCGGCATCTTCCTGCGCAGCGCCAAGAGCATCGCCATCAGCCCGCAGATGAAGGCGCGCTTCGAGATCGAGGCCGACAAGCTGACCCCCACCGAACTGCTCCACGCCCTGCTCAAAGCGCCGGTTGACCTGCTCTGGAACGGCGGCATCGGCACCTACGTCAAGGCCAGCAGCGAAAGCCACACCGATGTCGGCGACAAGGCCAACGACGCCCTGCGCGTGGACGGTCGCGAGCTGCGGGCCAAGGTGGTGGGCGAGGGTGGCAACCTCGGCATGACCCAGCTGGGTCGCGTCGAGTACGGCCTAAACGGCGGTGCCAGCAACACCGATTTCATCGACAACGCCGGCGGCGTGGACTGCTCGGACCACGAAGTCAACATCAAGATCCTGCTCAACGAGATCGTCGCCAACGGCGACATGACCGGCAAACAGCGCAACAAGCTGCTCGCCGAGATGACCGACGACGTGGGCAACCTGGTGCTGGGCAACAACTACAAGCAGACCCAGGCACTGTCCCTGGCGCAACGCCGCGCTCGCGAGAAGATCGGCGAGTACAAACGCCTGATCGCCGCTCTGGAAGCGGCCGGCAAACTGGACCGCGGCCTGGAGTTCCTGCCCTCGGACGAAGAGCTGAACGAGCGCCTCTCCAGCGGCCACGGCCTGACCCGTCCGGAACTGTCGGTGCTGATCTCCTACAGCAAGATCGACCTCAAGGAGTCGCTGCTCAAGTCCCTGGTGCCGGATGACGACTACCTGGCCGAGGAAATGGAAACCGCGTTCCCGGCGCGCCTGGCCGAAACCTTCGGCGAATCCATGCGTCGTCACCGCCTCAAGCGCGAGATCATCAGCACCCAGATCGCCAACGACCTGGTCAACCACATGGGCATTACCTTCGTGCAGCGCCTGAAGGAGTCCACCGGCATGAGCGCGGCCAACGTGGCCGGCGCCTATGTCGTGGTCCGCGACGTGTTCCGCCTGCCGCACTGGTGGCAGCAGATCGAGGCGCTGGACTACAAGGTCCCGGCCGAACTGCAGCTGACCCTGATGGACGAACTGATGCGCCTCGGCCGTCGGGCGACCCGCTGGTTCCTGCGCAGCCGCCGCGAAGACCAGAACGCCGCCCGCGACGTCAACCACTTCGGTCCGCGCGTGGAAACCCTGGCCGGCCGCCTGGACGAACTGCTCGAAGGCCCGTCCCGCGAACAGTGGCTGGCGCGCTTCCAGTCCTACGTCGAAGCCGGTGCGCCGGAAGACCTGGCTCGTGTGGTGGCCGGCACCAGCCACCTCTACACCCTGCTGCCGATCATCGAGGCGTCGGATGTCACCGGCAAGGACACCGCCGAAGTCGCCACGGCCTACTTCGCCGTCGGCGGTGCGCTGGACCTGTCCTGGTATCTCCAGCAGATCACCAGCCTGCCGGTGGAGAACAACTGGCAGGCGCTGGCGCGGGAGGCCTTCCGCGACGACCTGGACTGGCAGCAGCGGGCGATCACCATCTCCGTGTTGCAGATGAATGAAGGCCCGGCGGATATCGAGGAGCGGGTGGCGCTGTGGCTGGACCAGCACCGCGCCCTGGTTGAGCGCTGGAAGGCCATGCTGGTCGAACTGCGCGCCGCCACCACCACCGACTACGCCATGTACGCCGTGGCCAACCGCGAACTCATGGACCTGGCCCAAAGTGGCCAGCACGGGGTGTGCATTCCCTGA
- a CDS encoding quinone-dependent dihydroorotate dehydrogenase, protein MYTLARELLFSLSPETSHELSIDLIGAGGRLGLNRLLTKSPASLPVKVMGLEFPNPVGLAAGLDKNGDAIDGFAQLGFGFVEIGTVTPRPQPGNPKPRLFRLPQAQAIINRMGFNNLGVDHLLTRVRAAAYDGVLGINIGKNFDTPVERAVDDYLICLDKVYAHASYVTVNVSSPNTPGLRSLQFGDSLKQLLEALRTRQQRLAAEHGRHVPLAIKIAPDMNDEETAMVAKALLESGMDAVIATNTTLGREGVEGLPYGDEAGGLSGAPVRDKSTHTVKVLAGELGGRLPIIAVGGITEGRHAAEKIAAGASLVQVYSGFIYKGPALIREAVDAIAGLPRQ, encoded by the coding sequence ATGTACACACTGGCCCGCGAGCTGCTCTTTTCCCTGTCCCCGGAAACTTCCCACGAACTGTCCATCGACCTGATCGGTGCCGGTGGCCGCCTCGGCCTCAACCGCCTGCTGACCAAGTCGCCGGCAAGCCTGCCGGTGAAGGTGATGGGCCTGGAGTTCCCCAACCCGGTAGGCCTGGCCGCCGGCCTGGACAAGAACGGCGACGCCATCGACGGCTTCGCGCAGTTGGGCTTCGGTTTCGTCGAGATCGGCACCGTGACCCCGCGCCCGCAGCCGGGCAACCCCAAGCCGCGCCTGTTCCGCCTGCCCCAGGCGCAAGCCATCATCAACCGCATGGGCTTCAACAACCTGGGCGTCGATCACCTGCTGACGCGCGTTCGCGCGGCCGCGTATGACGGCGTGCTGGGCATCAACATCGGCAAGAACTTCGATACGCCCGTCGAGCGCGCGGTGGACGACTACCTGATCTGCCTGGACAAGGTCTATGCCCATGCCAGCTACGTGACGGTGAATGTCAGCTCGCCGAACACGCCCGGCCTGCGCAGCCTGCAGTTCGGTGATTCGCTCAAGCAACTGCTGGAAGCCCTGCGCACCCGCCAGCAGCGCCTGGCCGCCGAGCATGGCCGGCATGTGCCGCTGGCCATCAAGATCGCCCCGGACATGAACGACGAGGAAACCGCCATGGTGGCCAAGGCGCTGCTGGAGTCCGGCATGGACGCGGTGATCGCCACCAACACCACCCTCGGCCGCGAAGGTGTCGAGGGGCTGCCCTACGGGGACGAAGCGGGTGGCCTGTCCGGTGCGCCGGTGCGGGACAAGAGCACCCACACGGTGAAGGTGCTGGCCGGTGAGCTGGGTGGTCGCCTGCCGATCATCGCGGTGGGTGGCATCACCGAAGGTCGTCACGCGGCGGAGAAGATCGCCGCCGGCGCCAGCCTGGTCCAGGTCTACTCGGGGTTCATCTACAAGGGGCCGGCGCTCATCCGCGAAGCGGTGGATGCCATTGCCGGGTTGCCCAGGCAGTGA
- a CDS encoding BRO-N domain-containing protein has product MQDAFIPVVFQRHSLQLRALMIDNRPWFVAYDFARLIAAPRALLLARRMPVHQRRTVLLQYDSGTREELDVISDLGAYNALFRFGHPEHRSIGQWLSEEVVPTLHDQHREADVSPKRAFMSWADQRVGVVRWQGELWIARRDLPRFMAAHDEPALRDGPSWRNLPVGDC; this is encoded by the coding sequence ATGCAAGACGCATTCATTCCCGTCGTTTTCCAACGCCATTCCCTTCAACTTCGTGCGCTGATGATCGACAACCGTCCCTGGTTCGTCGCCTATGACTTCGCCCGTCTGATCGCTGCACCGCGCGCGCTCCTCCTGGCCAGGCGCATGCCTGTGCACCAGCGGCGCACGGTGTTGCTGCAGTACGACAGCGGGACTCGGGAAGAGCTGGATGTCATCAGCGATCTGGGGGCCTACAACGCGCTGTTTCGCTTCGGCCACCCGGAGCACCGCAGCATTGGCCAGTGGCTCAGTGAAGAGGTGGTCCCGACGCTGCACGACCAGCACCGGGAGGCGGATGTTTCGCCGAAGCGGGCGTTCATGAGCTGGGCCGACCAGCGGGTCGGCGTGGTGAGGTGGCAGGGCGAGCTGTGGATCGCCCGGCGCGATCTGCCGAGGTTCATGGCGGCCCATGACGAACCGGCACTGCGGGATGGGCCAAGCTGGCGGAACCTGCCAGTCGGGGATTGCTAG